The following are from one region of the Halomonas qaidamensis genome:
- a CDS encoding TIGR04282 family arsenosugar biosynthesis glycosyltransferase, with translation MPVKPSVQPHLHLLAKAPLPGQAKTRLIPYLGPEGAAQAHATMVRHCVATACQALGSQHVTLWTSLEHQHPLFMELQTHYGIALAAQQQGDVGMRVRHALNSTQGASMVMGTDCPSITVAMLRRCSSALENVPVVILPAEDGGYGLIGTHNDCPSLFEDIPWGTEQVLKVTRQRLAALGLDAAFPDTMWDIDRPEDWQRWQQALKHANSM, from the coding sequence ATGCCCGTTAAGCCATCCGTGCAGCCCCATTTACATCTGCTGGCCAAAGCGCCACTGCCTGGACAGGCGAAAACGCGCTTAATTCCTTACCTGGGGCCAGAAGGTGCGGCGCAAGCCCATGCCACCATGGTTCGCCACTGCGTTGCCACCGCCTGCCAAGCACTGGGATCGCAGCACGTCACACTATGGACTTCCTTAGAGCATCAGCATCCGCTATTCATGGAACTGCAGACACACTACGGGATAGCACTTGCCGCTCAACAGCAAGGTGATGTGGGAATGCGCGTTCGTCACGCACTTAATAGTACACAAGGTGCGTCAATGGTGATGGGCACTGATTGCCCAAGCATCACCGTTGCCATGCTTAGGCGGTGCAGTTCAGCACTTGAAAACGTACCGGTTGTGATTCTACCCGCCGAAGACGGCGGTTACGGACTGATCGGCACTCATAACGACTGCCCTAGCTTGTTTGAGGATATTCCATGGGGAACCGAGCAAGTGCTCAAGGTCACTCGTCAGCGGCTTGCCGCGCTGGGCCTGGACGCCGCTTTTCCCGATACCATGTGGGATATTGACCGACCGGAAGATTGGCAACGCTGGCAACAAGCGCTGAAGCACGCAAACAGCATGTAA
- a CDS encoding FAD-dependent oxidoreductase, whose protein sequence is MNRQRLMIIALLLLAVFGFYVSGAHTFFTLETLQAYRSDFQTAFQQSPWQVAGIFFAVYVVMTTLSLPGATLLTLLGGALFGLGWGLLIISFASTIGATLAFLLSRFLFRQPIEKRFPRQFETVNRGVDKDGAFYLFTLRLVPIFPFFMINLVMGLTRLKTVTFYWVSQLGMLPGTVVYVNAGGQLGELESLGGIISPGLLASFALLAVFPWIARRIALLVQKRNAYRGFKRPSRFDYDIVVIGGGSAGLVTSYIGSAVKAKVALVEKHKMGGDCLNTGCVPSKALIRAAHAAHEVRTASRFGVNAGEPEIDFTKVMGHIHQAITDIEPHDSVERYTKLGVEVYQDHATLTSPWEIKVGDKTLTARHIVLATGARPRVPSLPGIEHAPVLTSENLWSLTELPKRLVVLGGGAIGCELSQSFARLGSHVTLVEGMTQLLGREDQDVGEHVERTLTQEGVNVMTAANALEISQDGPGHQLVVEHNGERTTIEFDYLLVSVGRQANVEGLGLEALGITTTNTGTLELNERLQTRLPNIWACGDLAGPYQLTHAAAHQAWHAAVNALFGELKSFAVDYRFMPAVTYLQPEVARVGLNEKDAQAQGIAFEVTRYAMAESDRAIAEGATQGFIKVLTVPGRDKILGATIVAEHAGEWLGEFTIAMKHGLGMNKLLGTIHPYPTLGEAAKASAGVWKNAHKPERVLTLLERYFRWRRGHQNTQKEREQGDQA, encoded by the coding sequence ATGAACCGTCAGCGCCTGATGATTATCGCCCTGCTGCTACTGGCCGTGTTCGGCTTTTACGTGAGCGGTGCTCACACGTTTTTTACCTTGGAAACTCTGCAAGCCTATCGCAGCGATTTCCAGACAGCATTTCAGCAATCACCTTGGCAGGTTGCGGGCATATTCTTTGCAGTGTATGTCGTCATGACAACACTATCGCTACCTGGTGCAACCCTGCTAACCCTGTTGGGTGGCGCGCTATTTGGCCTTGGCTGGGGGCTATTGATTATCTCTTTTGCCAGCACCATCGGTGCCACACTGGCCTTTTTACTCTCGCGGTTTCTATTTCGCCAGCCAATTGAAAAGCGCTTTCCCAGACAGTTCGAGACGGTGAATCGTGGCGTTGATAAAGATGGTGCTTTCTATCTCTTCACCCTTCGCCTAGTGCCAATATTCCCCTTCTTTATGATTAATTTAGTGATGGGGCTAACGCGGCTTAAAACCGTCACCTTCTACTGGGTGAGCCAGCTTGGCATGCTGCCCGGCACCGTGGTTTACGTGAACGCTGGCGGCCAATTAGGTGAACTTGAAAGCCTGGGAGGTATTATTTCTCCTGGGCTTTTGGCTTCATTTGCGCTGCTGGCAGTATTTCCTTGGATAGCTCGCCGTATTGCGCTACTGGTGCAAAAGCGCAATGCCTATCGTGGTTTTAAGCGCCCGTCCCGCTTTGATTATGACATTGTGGTCATCGGCGGCGGCTCGGCGGGCCTCGTCACTAGCTACATCGGCAGCGCGGTAAAAGCCAAAGTGGCACTGGTAGAAAAGCACAAAATGGGCGGCGACTGCCTGAACACTGGCTGTGTGCCCTCAAAAGCACTGATCCGTGCCGCCCATGCCGCTCATGAAGTACGCACGGCCTCTCGCTTTGGGGTCAACGCTGGCGAGCCAGAGATCGACTTCACCAAGGTGATGGGACATATACACCAAGCCATTACTGATATTGAACCCCACGATAGCGTCGAGCGTTACACCAAACTGGGCGTTGAGGTGTATCAGGACCACGCTACCCTAACGTCTCCTTGGGAAATTAAGGTCGGTGATAAAACCCTTACCGCCCGACATATTGTGCTGGCTACCGGCGCACGCCCTCGCGTGCCATCGCTGCCTGGTATCGAGCATGCGCCAGTGCTCACTTCGGAAAATCTTTGGTCACTCACTGAGCTGCCTAAACGCTTGGTCGTACTGGGTGGTGGGGCCATTGGCTGCGAGCTTAGCCAGAGCTTTGCTCGCCTAGGCAGTCATGTCACCTTAGTGGAAGGTATGACACAGCTGCTAGGTCGAGAGGATCAAGATGTAGGCGAACACGTTGAACGCACGCTAACCCAAGAAGGCGTCAATGTAATGACCGCCGCCAATGCCTTGGAAATAAGCCAAGATGGCCCGGGGCATCAGCTGGTGGTAGAGCATAACGGCGAGCGCACCACCATTGAATTCGATTATTTGCTAGTTAGCGTTGGCCGCCAAGCCAATGTTGAAGGTTTAGGCCTGGAAGCGCTAGGTATCACCACCACTAACACAGGAACATTAGAACTCAACGAACGTCTGCAAACTCGTTTACCCAACATTTGGGCTTGCGGCGACCTAGCAGGCCCCTATCAGCTTACTCATGCGGCCGCCCACCAGGCGTGGCATGCTGCCGTGAACGCTCTGTTTGGCGAACTGAAGAGCTTTGCTGTGGATTATCGCTTTATGCCTGCGGTCACTTATCTCCAACCGGAAGTAGCACGGGTCGGGCTGAACGAAAAAGACGCCCAAGCTCAGGGCATCGCCTTTGAGGTGACCCGCTACGCCATGGCCGAAAGCGACCGCGCCATTGCCGAAGGGGCCACCCAGGGCTTTATTAAGGTGCTGACCGTTCCTGGCCGCGACAAGATTCTCGGCGCTACCATCGTTGCCGAACACGCCGGTGAGTGGCTGGGTGAATTTACGATTGCCATGAAACACGGTCTGGGTATGAACAAGCTGCTTGGCACCATTCACCCCTACCCGACTCTCGGGGAAGCGGCCAAGGCCAGCGCCGGGGTTTGGAAAAACGCCCACAAGCCTGAACGTGTTCTCACACTACTGGAACGCTACTTCCGCTGGCGGCGGGGTCATCAGAATACCCAGAAAGAGCGAGAGCAAGGAGATCAAGCATGA
- a CDS encoding TIGR04283 family arsenosugar biosynthesis glycosyltransferase — MTKPMPPLPEGRSLPLANPDADTPTLSIIIPMLNEAADIQTALAPLQVLREAGTEIIVVDGGSSDNSVALATPLADALLISDPGRARQMNLGAEHARAAALVFLHADTQLPAGAVELITQALNTHCWGRFDIHLEGQSRWLPLVSRMMNLRSRLTDIATGDQCLFIRRTTFNTVGGFPDQPLMEDIELSKRLKALASPNCLRTKVISSGRRWDKFGAWKTICLMWRLRYRYWRGVSASQLAKEYRNAR, encoded by the coding sequence ATGACGAAGCCGATGCCGCCGCTGCCGGAGGGCCGATCATTGCCCTTGGCTAACCCAGACGCTGACACGCCGACACTCAGCATTATCATCCCCATGCTCAATGAAGCAGCTGACATTCAGACCGCCCTGGCGCCGCTGCAAGTGCTACGCGAAGCTGGCACAGAGATCATTGTGGTCGATGGTGGCAGCAGTGATAACAGCGTGGCGCTGGCCACCCCGCTGGCAGATGCGCTGTTGATCAGCGACCCCGGCCGAGCCCGACAGATGAATCTGGGGGCCGAACACGCCCGCGCAGCGGCGCTGGTGTTTTTACATGCCGATACCCAGCTTCCCGCAGGGGCTGTTGAACTGATCACCCAGGCGCTTAACACCCACTGCTGGGGGCGTTTTGATATTCATCTGGAAGGCCAGAGCCGCTGGTTACCCCTGGTCAGCCGGATGATGAACCTGCGCTCGCGGCTGACAGACATTGCCACCGGCGATCAATGCCTGTTTATCCGCCGCACAACATTCAACACCGTTGGCGGCTTTCCCGATCAGCCGCTGATGGAAGATATCGAGTTAAGCAAACGGCTAAAGGCACTTGCCTCCCCCAACTGCCTACGCACCAAAGTGATAAGCTCAGGCAGGCGCTGGGATAAGTTCGGCGCCTGGAAAACTATTTGCCTGATGTGGCGGCTACGTTACCGCTACTGGCGTGGCGTCAGCGCCAGCCAACTGGCCAAGGAGTATCGTAATGCCCGTTAA